One Brevibacillus choshinensis genomic window carries:
- a CDS encoding L-cystine transporter has product MSTLLIIANIIILLLFIIGLYTLQKKHVSFSKRVFIGLGLGIVFGLVLQFAYGAKSDVLKTTIDWYNIVGNGYVKLLQMIVMPLVFISIVSAFTKLKLSNNIGKISSLILGILVGTTAIAAAIGIASTLAFNLDGAQLQQGAAETARIEQVGQKLGDVQNTSLPQKIVSLLPANPFQDLTGERPTSTIAVVIFAAFIGAAYLGIKRKNPEQAELFSKIVDTLHTITMRVVTLILRLTPFGVLAIMTKVTATSDYNAIWQLGKFVVASYVALIIMFIVHLLLLAFAGLNPITYVKKAFPVLTFAFTSRTSAGALPLNVKTQTQDLGVPEGIANFAGSFGLSIGQNGCAGTYPAMLAVMVAPLAGVDPLSPSFILLLIAVVALSSFGVAGVGGGATFAALLVLSSLNLPIAIVGLLISVEPLIDMGRTALNVSGSMTAGLLTSKATKDLDTNVYNDTRDNSLTV; this is encoded by the coding sequence AATCATTGCCAACATCATCATTTTGCTCTTATTCATTATTGGCTTGTACACGCTGCAAAAGAAGCACGTCTCGTTCTCCAAGCGGGTTTTCATTGGATTGGGACTCGGGATCGTGTTTGGCTTGGTTCTGCAATTTGCTTATGGTGCCAAGTCAGACGTGCTCAAAACGACGATCGACTGGTACAATATTGTCGGAAACGGCTATGTGAAGCTGCTCCAGATGATTGTCATGCCGCTCGTTTTCATTTCGATCGTCTCTGCTTTTACCAAGCTGAAATTATCGAATAACATTGGGAAAATCAGCTCGTTGATCCTGGGGATTTTGGTCGGGACTACGGCTATTGCCGCTGCCATTGGTATTGCTTCTACGCTGGCCTTCAATCTGGATGGAGCCCAGCTTCAGCAGGGAGCCGCAGAAACAGCACGAATTGAACAGGTCGGACAAAAATTAGGCGACGTTCAGAATACTTCGCTGCCGCAAAAAATCGTTTCGCTCCTGCCTGCGAACCCGTTCCAGGACTTGACGGGAGAGCGCCCGACCTCGACGATCGCAGTCGTGATTTTCGCAGCTTTCATCGGTGCAGCCTATTTGGGAATCAAACGCAAAAATCCGGAGCAGGCTGAGCTCTTTTCCAAGATCGTCGACACCCTCCATACGATTACCATGCGTGTGGTTACCCTGATCTTGCGCTTGACCCCGTTCGGCGTGCTGGCCATCATGACAAAAGTGACGGCTACCAGCGACTACAATGCGATCTGGCAGCTTGGGAAATTCGTCGTCGCGTCCTATGTAGCCCTGATCATCATGTTTATCGTGCATCTGCTCCTGCTGGCTTTCGCAGGCTTGAATCCGATAACCTATGTGAAAAAAGCATTCCCGGTTCTCACGTTTGCCTTCACCTCCCGTACCAGCGCAGGGGCATTGCCGCTGAATGTGAAAACACAGACGCAGGATCTGGGAGTTCCCGAGGGAATCGCCAACTTCGCAGGCTCCTTTGGTCTCTCCATCGGACAAAATGGCTGCGCCGGTACGTACCCGGCTATGCTCGCCGTGATGGTCGCACCATTGGCAGGCGTAGATCCACTGTCTCCATCGTTTATCCTGCTGCTCATTGCGGTCGTGGCGCTCAGCTCGTTTGGTGTAGCTGGCGTAGGCGGTGGAGCTACGTTCGCCGCGCTGCTGGTCTTGTCCTCGCTGAATCTCCCTATCGCGATCGTAGGTCTCTTGATCTCGGTTGAACCGTTGATCGATATGGGACGCACGGCCCTAAACGTGAGCGGCAGCATGACGGCAGGTCTGCTCACCAGCAAGGCGACAAAAGATCTGGATACGAATGTGTACAACGACACGAGAGACAACTCGCTGACTGTATAA